The Sorangiineae bacterium MSr11367 genome window below encodes:
- a CDS encoding AAA family ATPase: protein MPNSHLSREAVRRAIAEACTALVDRETLVELVVLCAVAGEHLLVVGPPGTGKSEAVRRIARRLGGRYFEYLIGRFTEPTELFGPINLRKLKEGIVETETAGMLPEAEIAFLDEVFLGSTAILNTLLSLLNERTFRRGHTILDCPLRVCVGASNRLPEDEQLAAFADRFLVRVFVEPIGDAGLEELLTTGWSLGAERGSASASMADLDVLTQAARAMDLAPVRPAMAHAVRTLRAAGIEWTDRRIVRVQRLVAAAAALAGRERPTEADLWPMVFALPTDQAQRLGRDVLRDALGAAENESLASAAAEGSLGLRARGAKIVTRGSALLEARPSAEQEARAWRLQLEGIAREIDATFGQETMPGDVAGLRARVVEILAE, encoded by the coding sequence GTGCCAAATAGCCATTTGAGTCGGGAAGCCGTTCGCCGCGCCATTGCGGAGGCCTGTACGGCGCTGGTCGATCGCGAGACCTTGGTCGAATTGGTGGTGCTGTGCGCGGTGGCGGGCGAGCACCTTTTGGTCGTGGGACCACCCGGTACCGGGAAAAGTGAAGCGGTTCGGCGCATCGCGCGAAGGCTGGGCGGCCGCTATTTCGAGTACTTGATTGGACGGTTCACCGAACCGACGGAGCTCTTTGGCCCGATCAACCTGCGCAAATTGAAAGAGGGAATCGTCGAAACCGAAACCGCGGGGATGCTGCCCGAGGCAGAAATCGCATTCCTCGACGAGGTATTCCTCGGTTCCACGGCCATTTTGAACACGCTTTTGAGCTTGCTCAACGAGCGCACCTTCCGCCGGGGGCACACCATTCTCGATTGCCCATTGCGCGTCTGCGTGGGCGCGTCCAATCGCCTGCCGGAGGACGAGCAACTCGCGGCCTTCGCCGATCGCTTTCTCGTGCGCGTCTTCGTCGAGCCCATTGGCGATGCGGGGCTCGAGGAGCTGCTCACCACGGGCTGGTCGCTCGGAGCGGAGCGCGGATCGGCGTCCGCGTCCATGGCGGACCTCGATGTGCTGACGCAAGCCGCGCGGGCCATGGATCTCGCACCGGTGCGGCCGGCGATGGCGCATGCCGTGCGCACGCTTCGTGCGGCGGGCATCGAGTGGACAGATCGGCGCATCGTTCGCGTCCAACGACTCGTGGCCGCGGCAGCGGCGTTGGCCGGGAGGGAACGGCCGACCGAGGCGGATCTCTGGCCGATGGTGTTCGCCTTGCCGACGGACCAAGCGCAGCGCCTCGGGCGCGACGTGTTGCGGGATGCGCTCGGCGCGGCCGAAAACGAGAGCCTCGCGTCGGCGGCCGCCGAAGGGTCCCTGGGCTTGCGGGCGCGGGGCGCGAAGATCGTCACGCGAGGCAGCGCGCTGCTCGAAGCGCGGCCCTCGGCCGAACAGGAAGCGCGGGCGTGGCGGCTGCAGCTCGAAGGCATCGCGCGCGAGATCGACGCCACGTTCGGCCAAGAGACGATGCCCGGCGATGTGGCCGGGCTGCGGGCACGCGTGGTGGAGATCCTCGCGGAATGA
- a CDS encoding SpoIIE family protein phosphatase, with protein sequence MTRPRHLVHRGSVLASGFVFDTRLVPEATVRARILSIAGRVSEVRRTEGQLIVRLRRPARIDAATALGAPLVSYGRLHAAMPLEPDEVRSLETGAESAVLVAGGESVSLPLEAATLEDISLWLDVASFEVRDDALSLGEIAASPAAQWVPPSEDVRAPLGVEALAADGQELMAALASPSAPSAPPRRAWLSAIWRAFAWLMTWRVPASPASSEVSTTRAPSAWFERVRAWFDGMAVRLLMWTRLAPLVGRRHAQYLQRLFDMFASNDLEGALRHAIPLNDSVAAALAKTHPALTTPSPRSDLAIVPARGMASTTLFMGDDLFSVLRQTYRRAFEALVQRGDIEKAAFVLAELLQSNEEAVAFLERHGRWTLAAEIAEARKLPPALVVRQWFLAGNKERAIRVARRTGTFAEAVSRLESSHAQEAEALRLAWADMLASSGAYAAAVDVVWPIQAARPLAREWIERGIAVGGISGAKMLVRKLHVDAAAFPEVRDRLASLIDGNDGVALATAVGQAVLAGEKRDDLRILAKMAARALMPHAHASSTLVKQLVERTGDPVFSADVRLRVPARESSVRLKAFALTRMGAAREYSEDVCIATSLSRIDPPRSGVLLDVDVAQDGVLLGAFDGTGGRAAGDIASALAAMTIAEELQRAFTRGLPNVDAAARALTAAVEKASRAVLDNATKDPSQRGSASEATVATVHGSTLLVAHVGLTRAYLLRQGELLPLTKDHTMLNDYLAKNALTPQEIADFPSKNVVMRILGMNASVTPDTVRIDLHGSDTVLLCSDGLRENLDDAALRDLLDGRSPQAAAEELLRAAVTARSNDDISIVVAQVAGDALPVKPLLEHRVAGDAGAIPIYDAAALPDGRLLVALGEVGVWLLSRDGKVLTRFAEPAHHLVLSDHGDRAILVAHRGATRRLARLDIAARKVRPWCDARIDEFADTFDGAVWYVTRDDTLFAIDVLCTHWEHLWEVHDAAFTIRSIARSPHTLSAYFRHCTELHDEIWTFEAKTHTLRQRVSVKSPSAQSRCDAAGPGGDYAGWFNVHDDEIWEAYVYNRKEWIRIPSLTSSTPAPSSANHERAAFAHWGKDGLSIRIYDGMAKEYAVFQLDGVQPDQVPASHHVRFQEDCTLVFDPWGRMLILQAGRIAREYRI encoded by the coding sequence ATGACCAGGCCGCGCCATCTCGTTCATCGTGGCTCGGTGCTCGCATCGGGGTTCGTTTTCGACACGCGGCTCGTCCCGGAGGCCACGGTGCGCGCCCGCATTTTGAGCATCGCTGGCCGCGTGAGCGAGGTTCGCCGCACGGAGGGGCAATTGATCGTGCGGCTTCGCCGTCCCGCGCGCATCGACGCTGCGACGGCCCTCGGGGCGCCGCTCGTTTCGTACGGGCGCCTTCACGCGGCCATGCCGCTCGAACCTGACGAAGTGCGAAGTTTGGAGACGGGGGCGGAGTCCGCCGTCCTGGTTGCAGGTGGGGAGTCCGTGTCGCTGCCGTTGGAGGCCGCGACCTTGGAGGATATCTCGCTCTGGCTCGACGTCGCGTCCTTCGAGGTTCGAGACGACGCGTTGTCGCTGGGCGAAATTGCGGCATCGCCTGCCGCGCAGTGGGTACCCCCTTCCGAGGACGTGCGCGCGCCGCTCGGTGTAGAAGCTCTGGCCGCCGACGGACAGGAGCTCATGGCGGCCCTGGCCTCGCCGTCGGCGCCGAGTGCGCCCCCGCGCCGTGCGTGGCTTTCGGCGATCTGGCGCGCGTTCGCGTGGCTGATGACATGGCGCGTGCCGGCGTCACCGGCTTCCTCGGAGGTGTCCACGACACGAGCGCCGTCTGCGTGGTTCGAACGCGTTCGTGCTTGGTTCGACGGCATGGCGGTGCGCCTTTTGATGTGGACGCGGCTCGCCCCGCTCGTGGGCCGCCGGCATGCGCAGTACCTCCAGCGACTGTTCGACATGTTCGCCTCGAACGATCTCGAAGGCGCCTTGCGCCATGCCATTCCCCTGAACGACTCGGTGGCGGCCGCGCTCGCGAAAACGCATCCAGCGTTGACGACGCCGTCGCCGCGGTCCGATCTGGCCATCGTGCCCGCGCGTGGCATGGCGTCCACGACGCTGTTCATGGGCGATGACCTGTTCTCGGTCCTTCGGCAAACGTACCGGCGCGCCTTCGAGGCACTGGTGCAGCGCGGGGACATCGAGAAGGCGGCGTTCGTGCTCGCGGAGCTTCTTCAATCGAACGAGGAGGCGGTCGCCTTTCTCGAGCGGCATGGCCGCTGGACGTTGGCGGCGGAGATCGCCGAGGCGCGAAAGCTGCCTCCGGCCCTCGTGGTCCGCCAATGGTTCCTCGCCGGCAACAAGGAGCGCGCCATCCGCGTAGCCCGCCGCACGGGCACCTTCGCCGAAGCCGTTTCGCGGCTGGAGTCGTCGCATGCCCAAGAAGCCGAAGCCTTGCGCCTCGCCTGGGCCGACATGTTGGCGAGCAGCGGAGCGTACGCCGCGGCCGTCGACGTGGTGTGGCCGATCCAGGCGGCGCGCCCTCTCGCCCGCGAATGGATCGAGCGCGGCATCGCGGTGGGCGGAATCTCCGGCGCGAAAATGCTCGTTCGCAAGCTCCACGTCGATGCGGCGGCCTTCCCCGAAGTGCGCGATCGCCTTGCCTCGCTCATCGATGGGAATGACGGTGTCGCTCTCGCCACGGCGGTCGGACAAGCGGTGCTCGCCGGTGAGAAGCGGGACGATCTGCGCATCCTCGCGAAGATGGCGGCGCGCGCCCTGATGCCCCATGCGCACGCGAGCTCGACCCTCGTGAAGCAGCTCGTGGAACGCACGGGCGATCCCGTCTTTTCCGCCGACGTGCGCCTCCGCGTCCCGGCCCGAGAGTCGTCGGTGCGACTGAAGGCGTTTGCGCTCACGCGCATGGGCGCGGCTCGAGAGTACAGCGAGGACGTGTGCATCGCGACGTCTCTCTCGAGGATCGATCCACCACGTTCCGGGGTGCTACTCGATGTGGACGTCGCGCAAGACGGTGTGTTGCTTGGCGCCTTCGATGGCACCGGCGGCCGCGCGGCCGGCGACATTGCCAGCGCGTTGGCCGCAATGACCATCGCCGAAGAGCTGCAACGCGCTTTCACCAGGGGCCTGCCCAACGTCGATGCCGCGGCGCGTGCGCTCACGGCCGCCGTGGAGAAGGCGAGTCGAGCCGTTCTGGATAACGCAACGAAAGATCCCTCCCAGCGCGGTTCTGCATCCGAGGCGACCGTCGCGACGGTGCACGGCAGTACGCTCCTCGTTGCGCACGTCGGTCTCACGCGCGCGTATCTCCTTCGCCAAGGAGAGCTTCTGCCGCTCACGAAGGATCACACGATGCTCAACGACTACCTCGCGAAGAACGCGTTGACGCCGCAGGAAATTGCCGATTTTCCGAGTAAGAACGTCGTCATGCGTATCCTCGGTATGAACGCTAGCGTGACCCCGGACACGGTCCGCATCGACCTGCACGGCTCCGACACCGTGCTGCTCTGCTCCGATGGCCTCCGCGAGAATCTCGACGATGCGGCCCTTCGGGACCTCTTGGACGGGCGGTCACCACAGGCGGCGGCCGAGGAGCTCCTGCGTGCTGCCGTGACCGCACGCTCCAATGACGACATTTCCATCGTGGTCGCCCAAGTCGCCGGCGACGCTCTTCCTGTCAAGCCCTTGTTGGAGCATCGCGTAGCGGGCGACGCGGGCGCCATTCCTATCTACGATGCCGCCGCCCTTCCCGACGGCCGCCTCCTCGTGGCCCTCGGCGAAGTCGGCGTATGGCTGCTTTCACGCGACGGCAAAGTCCTCACACGCTTCGCCGAGCCCGCCCACCACCTCGTGCTCTCCGATCACGGCGATCGCGCCATTCTCGTCGCGCACCGTGGAGCGACCCGCCGCCTTGCCCGCCTGGACATCGCCGCACGCAAAGTGCGCCCCTGGTGCGATGCGCGCATCGACGAATTTGCCGATACCTTCGACGGCGCGGTCTGGTACGTCACCCGCGACGACACCCTGTTTGCCATCGATGTACTCTGCACGCATTGGGAACACCTCTGGGAAGTCCACGACGCAGCCTTCACCATTCGGTCCATCGCACGAAGCCCGCACACACTGAGCGCCTATTTCCGCCATTGCACGGAGCTCCACGACGAGATCTGGACCTTCGAGGCAAAGACGCACACCTTGCGCCAGCGCGTGAGCGTGAAATCGCCAAGCGCCCAATCTCGTTGCGATGCCGCGGGCCCCGGCGGTGATTACGCCGGCTGGTTCAACGTGCACGACGACGAAATCTGGGAGGCTTACGTCTACAATCGGAAAGAATGGATACGCATCCCTTCCTTGACCTCATCCACACCGGCCCCATCGAGCGCGAACCACGAACGCGCGGCGTTCGCGCACTGGGGAAAAGACGGATTGTCCATTCGCATCTACGATGGCATGGCCAAGGAATACGCCGTCTTCCAGCTTGACGGCGTCCAGCCCGATCAGGTCCCGGCATCGCACCACGTCCGGTTCCAAGAAGACTGCACCCTCGTCTTCGACCCCTGGGGCCGAATGCTCATCCTCCAAGCCGGCCGCATCGCGCGCGAATACCGCATCTAA
- a CDS encoding polysaccharide lyase family 7 protein, whose translation MKYLSTLTAMVAISLFGTVGCASPTDEEDLEQSAESTADLSATVAPGGNFDLSVWDLQEPVGSPGHPTTIKSSQLRGPNGFQDKYFYTDSSDGSMTFWDPENGVTTPNSHYSRSELREMNSNGSAANWNPLSGNHTLSATVKVSKVPSNVCVGQIHLGTGTPASTKPLVELYYHSNGDIVVGIERSPSGGQDTHTIGHVSLGTKWSYVIGLSGHSISITINGGSAKKYTMASSFDKENMYFKAGNYIQSSGSSSTVGSLVHFYALRVNHN comes from the coding sequence ATGAAATATCTTTCCACGCTCACGGCGATGGTTGCCATTTCTTTGTTTGGAACCGTGGGATGTGCATCCCCGACCGACGAAGAGGACCTCGAGCAATCGGCTGAATCGACTGCGGATCTCAGCGCCACTGTTGCCCCAGGTGGAAATTTCGATCTTTCGGTGTGGGACCTGCAGGAGCCGGTCGGCTCACCCGGGCACCCGACCACGATCAAGTCGTCCCAACTTCGCGGCCCCAATGGATTTCAGGATAAATACTTCTACACGGATTCCAGCGACGGGTCGATGACCTTCTGGGATCCGGAAAATGGAGTCACCACTCCTAATTCCCATTACTCCCGCTCCGAGCTTCGGGAGATGAACTCCAATGGATCGGCCGCCAATTGGAACCCGTTGTCGGGCAATCACACCTTGAGTGCGACGGTCAAGGTGTCGAAGGTTCCGTCGAACGTGTGCGTCGGTCAGATTCACTTGGGCACGGGCACCCCCGCGTCGACCAAGCCCCTCGTCGAGCTTTATTACCATAGCAACGGCGACATCGTCGTGGGCATCGAACGCTCACCGTCCGGTGGGCAGGACACGCACACGATCGGTCATGTGTCCCTCGGTACGAAATGGAGCTACGTGATCGGCCTATCCGGGCACTCCATTTCCATCACCATCAACGGCGGTTCGGCGAAGAAGTACACGATGGCGTCGTCCTTCGACAAAGAGAACATGTACTTCAAGGCGGGCAATTACATTCAATCGTCCGGGAGTAGCTCCACCGTCGGCTCCTTGGTGCACTTCTACGCACTGAGGGTCAATCACAATTGA
- a CDS encoding nucleotide-binding enzyme, producing the protein MSWERYGGLRAAIAQLAAQIMYGEGVKQYFTAKRIAAKRLLGQTGARGLRYRPRDLPSNGEIKEALLTLAEEIEGEARTRKLFAMRIEALEAMQELEPFFPRLIGSVATGHVRSGSDIDLHVFAHDEEDVVTHVRTLGWTHDVQRVSIMKHGRAMDFTHILVPDVFPIELTVYAPRELGIRPRSSTDGKPITRLKSSVLRTLIAREHPDEWTRYLADGEVPGLEEYLDLEDEES; encoded by the coding sequence ATGAGCTGGGAACGCTATGGCGGTCTGCGGGCCGCGATTGCGCAGCTTGCCGCGCAGATCATGTACGGCGAAGGTGTAAAGCAGTACTTCACGGCCAAGCGCATCGCGGCAAAGCGATTGCTCGGCCAAACGGGTGCGCGCGGATTGCGCTATCGGCCGCGGGATCTTCCGTCCAATGGCGAGATCAAGGAGGCGTTGTTGACGCTCGCCGAGGAGATCGAGGGGGAGGCGCGCACGCGAAAGCTTTTTGCCATGCGCATCGAGGCCTTGGAGGCGATGCAGGAGCTCGAGCCCTTTTTTCCGCGGTTGATTGGCTCGGTGGCCACCGGCCACGTGCGCAGCGGCAGCGACATCGACCTGCACGTGTTTGCCCACGACGAGGAGGACGTGGTGACCCACGTGCGCACGCTGGGCTGGACGCACGACGTGCAACGCGTGAGCATCATGAAGCACGGGCGCGCGATGGACTTCACGCACATTCTGGTGCCCGACGTCTTCCCCATCGAGCTCACCGTCTACGCCCCGCGCGAACTGGGCATCCGCCCGCGCAGCAGCACCGACGGCAAGCCGATCACCCGATTGAAGTCGTCCGTGCTGCGCACGCTCATCGCGCGCGAACACCCCGACGAGTGGACGCGTTACCTCGCCGACGGCGAAGTCCCAGGGTTGGAAGAATATCTCGACTTGGAGGACGAAGAATCGTGA
- a CDS encoding sigma-70 family RNA polymerase sigma factor, whose protein sequence is MKGIDSDDERKERLEDAVRHAVETALTDKQREAVELHFFEGLSQSEIARRLGISQQVVQKRLYGAVRHGTTVGGAIARLREVLSPLCRVEHGP, encoded by the coding sequence ATGAAAGGAATCGATTCGGACGATGAAAGAAAGGAACGACTCGAGGATGCCGTAAGGCACGCAGTCGAGACGGCGCTCACGGACAAGCAGCGTGAGGCCGTGGAGCTTCATTTTTTCGAGGGGCTGTCGCAGTCGGAAATTGCGCGGCGCCTGGGCATTTCGCAACAGGTCGTCCAAAAACGGCTCTACGGGGCCGTACGCCACGGGACGACCGTGGGCGGCGCCATCGCACGGTTGCGCGAGGTGCTCTCCCCGCTCTGCCGCGTGGAGCACGGACCATGA
- a CDS encoding HD domain-containing protein, protein MAHDDLLDLLLALDGVRQPLRYHPEEDALYHSLQVFELARRESDDPVLWAAALFHDVGKAIDGRTHDEVGADLLDGLLAPRAVWLVRHHLDLLREPRRTRRKYRGTRELVELERLRRWDLGGRRIGVRVPSPEEAVDLLATSNDDDHERNRFGR, encoded by the coding sequence ATGGCGCACGATGACCTTCTGGACCTCCTTCTCGCGCTCGATGGCGTGCGGCAGCCGTTGCGCTACCATCCCGAAGAGGACGCCCTTTATCACTCGCTACAGGTGTTCGAGCTCGCCCGGCGGGAGTCGGACGATCCCGTTTTGTGGGCTGCGGCCCTTTTTCACGACGTGGGAAAAGCCATCGATGGACGGACGCACGACGAGGTAGGCGCAGACCTGCTCGACGGGCTCCTTGCACCGCGGGCCGTGTGGCTCGTGCGTCATCATTTGGACCTTTTGCGCGAGCCGCGGCGTACGCGTCGGAAATACCGCGGCACACGCGAGCTCGTGGAGCTCGAGCGCCTCCGCCGATGGGACCTCGGTGGCCGGCGCATCGGGGTTCGTGTTCCCTCGCCCGAGGAGGCTGTCGACCTCCTCGCGACTTCCAACGACGACGACCATGAAAGGAATCGATTCGGACGATGA
- a CDS encoding cellulase family glycosylhydrolase, giving the protein MESNHGGYSGSGFVNYDNVTGSSVQFSVNASAAGATNLTFRFANGTTANRPMDIAVNGTVVSSGLAFNGTGAWTTWSEATISANLVAGTNTIRATATTANGGPNLDKLSVGTSTQPSGTPVQANGQLKVCGTKLCNQNGKAIQLRGMSTHGLQWYRQCVNSASLDALANDWKADVVRLSMYIQEGGYETNPRQYTDLVHSLIEQVSQRGMYVIVDWHMLEPGDPHYNLSRAKTFFNEIAERHASRNNILYEVANEPSGVDWSRIKSYHEQIIPTIRAKDPDSVILLGTRAWSSLGISDDANETEVINNPVNASNVLYTFHFYAASHGTEYINALSRAADRIPMFVTEFGTQTASGDGGNNFSRSQQYIDLMASKKISWVNWNYSDDERTGAVFKSGTCPNGPYSGTGSLKEAGVWVRDRTRTPDDF; this is encoded by the coding sequence GTGGAATCGAACCACGGTGGTTACAGCGGTTCGGGGTTCGTCAATTATGACAATGTAACGGGAAGCTCCGTTCAATTTTCGGTCAATGCGTCTGCTGCCGGCGCAACGAACCTGACATTCCGATTCGCCAATGGCACGACGGCCAATCGGCCGATGGATATCGCGGTCAATGGCACGGTGGTGAGCAGCGGCCTGGCGTTCAACGGCACCGGCGCCTGGACCACGTGGAGCGAGGCGACCATCAGCGCCAACCTCGTCGCCGGCACGAACACCATCCGTGCCACGGCCACCACGGCAAACGGAGGTCCGAATCTTGATAAGCTGTCGGTGGGGACCAGCACGCAGCCATCGGGCACTCCGGTGCAGGCCAACGGACAATTGAAGGTCTGTGGGACGAAGCTTTGCAATCAGAACGGCAAGGCCATTCAATTGCGCGGAATGAGCACGCACGGCCTGCAATGGTATCGCCAATGCGTCAATTCGGCATCACTCGATGCGCTGGCCAATGATTGGAAGGCCGACGTCGTGCGTCTGTCGATGTACATTCAGGAGGGCGGCTACGAGACCAATCCGCGGCAGTACACCGATCTGGTGCACTCGCTCATCGAGCAGGTGAGCCAGCGCGGAATGTACGTCATCGTCGATTGGCACATGCTCGAGCCGGGCGATCCGCATTACAACTTGTCGCGCGCGAAGACGTTCTTCAACGAGATCGCCGAGCGGCATGCCTCGCGCAACAACATCCTCTACGAGGTGGCCAACGAGCCGAGCGGCGTGGATTGGTCGCGCATCAAGAGCTACCACGAGCAGATCATTCCGACGATCCGCGCCAAGGATCCCGACTCGGTGATCTTGCTGGGCACGCGGGCGTGGTCGTCCCTGGGTATCTCCGATGACGCCAACGAGACGGAGGTGATCAACAACCCCGTCAACGCGTCCAACGTGCTCTACACGTTCCACTTCTATGCGGCGTCGCACGGAACCGAGTACATCAACGCGCTGTCGCGCGCGGCCGACCGTATTCCCATGTTCGTGACCGAGTTCGGAACGCAGACGGCGTCCGGAGACGGTGGGAACAACTTTTCGCGGTCGCAGCAGTACATCGACTTGATGGCCAGCAAGAAGATCAGCTGGGTGAACTGGAACTACTCCGATGACGAGCGCACCGGGGCCGTCTTCAAGTCGGGCACCTGCCCGAATGGACCGTATTCCGGTACCGGGTCACTGAAAGAGGCTGGCGTCTGGGTCCGCGATCGGACCCGAACACCCGACGATTTCTAG
- a CDS encoding YeeE/YedE family protein: MTNFTPWTALVGGALIGLSASILLLLNGRIAGISGIVGGLLRPVHDETSWRVWFLVGLLTGGLALSLLHPAALGATPVPMAWAVAGGLLVGFGTRLGNGCTSGHGVCGLSRLSVRSLVATLTFMATGALATYLVRHVARGGQP; encoded by the coding sequence ATGACGAATTTCACTCCTTGGACGGCATTGGTCGGCGGCGCGCTGATTGGACTCAGTGCGTCAATACTTCTTCTGTTGAATGGCAGAATTGCGGGAATCAGCGGAATCGTCGGCGGGCTTCTCCGACCCGTGCACGATGAGACATCCTGGAGGGTGTGGTTCCTGGTGGGGTTACTCACCGGCGGCTTGGCGCTGTCGCTCCTTCACCCGGCGGCACTTGGCGCGACGCCGGTGCCCATGGCATGGGCGGTGGCCGGTGGATTGCTCGTGGGATTCGGGACGCGCCTGGGCAATGGATGCACCAGCGGCCACGGTGTGTGCGGTTTGAGCCGTCTTTCGGTGCGATCGCTGGTGGCGACGCTCACCTTCATGGCGACGGGCGCACTGGCCACGTACCTCGTTCGACATGTTGCACGAGGCGGTCAGCCATGA
- a CDS encoding YeeE/YedE family protein — translation MSGRDAVAFASGLLFAVGLGVAQMTQPAKVLGFLDVAGAWDPSLAFVMVGAIGVHALFVRRATKAERPRFAAAFAWPEAKAIDARLLAGAALFGIGWGVSGFCPGPALVSVVSLSAKTVAFVVAMLGGMALHRLVVRTTP, via the coding sequence ATGAGCGGTCGCGATGCCGTGGCATTCGCATCGGGGCTTCTCTTTGCCGTGGGCCTCGGCGTGGCCCAAATGACCCAGCCGGCCAAGGTCCTCGGCTTTCTCGACGTTGCGGGTGCGTGGGATCCCAGCCTGGCCTTCGTCATGGTGGGGGCCATCGGCGTGCATGCCCTGTTCGTCCGGCGCGCAACGAAGGCCGAGCGACCGCGTTTCGCCGCGGCCTTCGCCTGGCCCGAGGCCAAGGCCATCGACGCGCGCCTCCTCGCCGGCGCGGCGCTCTTCGGCATCGGGTGGGGTGTCAGCGGATTTTGCCCCGGCCCGGCGCTGGTGTCGGTGGTCTCCCTCTCCGCGAAAACAGTGGCCTTCGTGGTGGCCATGCTCGGCGGCATGGCGCTCCACCGACTCGTCGTTCGGACTACCCCTTGA
- a CDS encoding crotonase/enoyl-CoA hydratase family protein, producing MNDWKTLTYSTAERIARITLNRPARGNGITPDMPRELALAVERANLDPNVHVIALAGNGKGFCGGYDLVMSAEARMGDLEPAGESIPGSPLDPFTVFENHDPSKTWDPMLDYQMMHRNVRGFMSLFHSDKPVVCKVHGFCVAGGTDMALCSDLLVIEDTAKIGYPPARVWGVPTTAVWAHRIGIEKAKRLLFTGDCLSGTEAVAWGLACEAAPREQLDARFEVLLERIARMPVNQLVMMKLLINQTVMGAGLSTTQVLGTVFDGIARHTREGYAFQRRAAEAGFKEAVRERDEPFGDFGASTFKG from the coding sequence ATGAACGACTGGAAGACCCTGACGTACTCGACCGCGGAGCGCATCGCGCGCATTACGCTCAATCGCCCCGCGCGCGGCAATGGCATTACGCCGGATATGCCGCGCGAATTGGCCCTCGCCGTCGAGCGAGCCAACCTCGACCCGAATGTGCACGTGATTGCACTGGCGGGCAACGGCAAAGGCTTCTGCGGCGGTTACGATCTGGTGATGAGCGCCGAGGCACGCATGGGCGATCTCGAGCCCGCGGGTGAATCCATCCCCGGCTCGCCGCTGGACCCGTTCACCGTCTTCGAGAACCACGACCCGAGCAAAACGTGGGACCCGATGCTCGACTATCAAATGATGCACCGCAACGTGCGCGGCTTCATGAGCCTCTTTCACAGCGACAAGCCGGTCGTCTGCAAAGTGCACGGTTTTTGCGTCGCCGGCGGGACGGACATGGCCCTCTGTTCCGATTTGCTGGTCATCGAAGATACGGCCAAAATCGGCTATCCGCCGGCGCGCGTATGGGGTGTGCCCACCACGGCGGTGTGGGCGCACCGCATTGGCATCGAAAAGGCGAAACGGCTCCTCTTCACCGGCGACTGCCTGTCCGGCACCGAGGCCGTGGCCTGGGGTCTGGCTTGCGAGGCAGCCCCGCGCGAGCAGCTCGATGCGCGCTTCGAGGTGCTGCTCGAGCGCATTGCCCGCATGCCGGTGAACCAACTGGTCATGATGAAGCTTTTGATCAACCAAACCGTGATGGGCGCGGGGCTCTCCACGACCCAGGTGCTCGGCACCGTGTTCGACGGGATTGCCCGCCACACGCGCGAGGGCTACGCCTTCCAACGACGCGCCGCGGAGGCGGGCTTCAAAGAAGCGGTGCGCGAGCGCGACGAGCCGTTCGGCGACTTCGGAGCGTCGACCTTCAAGGGGTAG